The following are encoded together in the Octopus sinensis linkage group LG15, ASM634580v1, whole genome shotgun sequence genome:
- the LOC115219772 gene encoding neurotensin receptor type 1, which translates to MHTMKMAVNISINSSANILQVLNDEKADTYLPVIFYVGISMLFGAIGNSAVSYIYYCKLEKTATNLFVAVLSACDLLSCLISMPVEIVGLRFPLTFHSDIACRLIRFIVAVGTITSALIIFVISVDRYLRVCRPLGRHFSRRSAKVASAVLVFSSILLATPAFLVFGKQRVPTRISGIIGEECSIAEGLKDTIYPLAYYCSLLVTCFAVFVVLMTLYFLIGIYVWRHKKKNQGRIQKVVFTHPSNDRMSAAISSSSDNVEDDLKLHKQSRQKITRPMSSPVDHRQSNSVRVSRTTVIMFLITLLWIVSYLPHLVMVTCEIVVEDFRTSLGTTGDVLYNLSFRSYFFNNAINPFIYGIFNLRFRKELFILLDNIFGACCCKNNP; encoded by the coding sequence ATGCATACGATGAAAATGGCAGTTAACATTAGTATTAACAGCTCTGCCAATATCCTACAAGTGTTAAATGATGAAAAAGCAGACACGTATTTACCTGTAATTTTTTATGTCGGTATTTCTATGCTATTTGGAGCAATCGGGAACAGcgctgtatcttatatatattactgcaaaTTGGAGAAAACGGCGACAAATTTGTTCGTAGCCGTTCTTAGCGCTTGTGACTTACTCAGTTGTTTAATTTCTATGCCAGTTGAAATCGTCGGTCTACGATTCCCTTTGACCTTTCACAGTGACATAGCATGTCGCCTGATACGTTTTATTGTGGCTGTGGGAACAATCACATCAGctttaattatatttgttatatccGTTGATAGATATTTACGCGTTTGTCGTCCACTTGGTAGACATTTTTCGCGTCGTTCAGCAAAAGTTGCGTCAGCAGTGTTGGTGTTTTCGTCAATATTGTTAGCGACACCAGCATTTTTGGTTTTTGGTAAACAAAGAGTCCCAACCCGTATCAGTGGAATTATTGGCGAAGAATGCTCAATTGCTGAAGGTTTAAAAGACACAATATATCCCTTAGCCTACTACTGTTCTCTACTGGTAACCTGCTTTGCTGTATTTGTGGTTTTGATGACTTTGTACTTTCTCATCGGAATTTATGTGTGGAGGCATAAGAAGAAGAATCAAGGAAGAATACAAAAAGTGGTTTTTACGCATCCATCCAATGACCGTATGTCCGCTGCTATTTCTTCCAGCAGTGACAATGTGGAGGATGACCTGAAACTGCACAAGCAGTCCCGCCAGAAGATAACCCGTCCCATGAGCAGTCCAGTCGACCATCGACAGTCAAATTCAGTGAGAGTATCAAGGACCACTGTTATTATGTTTCTCATTACATTACTATGGATTGTTAGCTATTTACCTCATCTGGTCATGGTCACATGTGAAATTGTCGTCGAAGACTTCCGAACTTCACTTGGCACCACAGGAGACGTTCTCTACAATCTATCATTTCGTTCTTACTTCTTCAACAATGCAATCAATCCATTTATTTATGGTATTTTCAATCTCCGCTTTCGGAAagaactttttattttattggataacATCTTTGGTGCGTGTTGCTGCAAAAACAatccatga